One part of the Planctomycetota bacterium genome encodes these proteins:
- a CDS encoding CCA tRNA nucleotidyltransferase, producing the protein MSAITLREDALLVIRRLRDAGHVALLAGGCVRDELMGLEPKDFDVATDAVPDRVREVFGRHLTQAVGAAFGVMLVRQNRSQIEVATFRADGSYSDGRRPDGVRFTNAKEDAERRDFTINGLFRDPFARDDDPDDDGVIDHVGGRRDLKAKVLRCIGDPERRFGEDYLRLLRAVRFAARFDLTIHPATWRSLCDNAFRITGIAAERVGDELRRMLVVPSRGQAWELLWQSGLIGPIFRDMPIPNDAPNRSRPFTRAMAEVSDDVPFASAIAATLLDLAHQAGVPTTEAVRPEAAQSLADAGRRSLRLSNAETDAVRAALSLWPVLEPATHGSVAGLATTRRFLGSPHVESALPLLRTLARDRNLGEAAVTTLDELGQVRDRLPDILPAPLISGDDLLTAGWQPGPHIARALTAAYDAQLEGRITTRDEALAVANSVG; encoded by the coding sequence ATGAGTGCGATCACGCTGCGAGAGGACGCCCTGCTCGTCATCCGTCGACTCCGCGACGCCGGCCACGTCGCGCTGCTCGCCGGCGGCTGCGTTCGAGACGAGCTGATGGGCCTGGAGCCCAAGGACTTCGACGTCGCAACCGACGCCGTGCCCGATCGCGTCCGCGAAGTCTTCGGCCGCCATCTGACGCAGGCCGTCGGGGCGGCGTTCGGCGTCATGCTCGTCCGGCAAAATCGCAGCCAGATCGAGGTCGCCACGTTCCGCGCCGACGGCTCCTACTCCGACGGCCGACGGCCGGACGGCGTGCGGTTCACCAACGCCAAGGAAGACGCCGAACGACGCGACTTCACCATCAACGGCCTCTTTCGCGATCCCTTCGCCCGCGACGACGACCCCGACGACGATGGCGTCATCGACCACGTCGGCGGCAGGCGCGACCTCAAGGCGAAAGTCCTCCGCTGCATCGGCGACCCCGAGCGACGATTCGGCGAGGACTACCTGCGGCTCCTCCGAGCCGTGCGGTTTGCGGCCCGGTTCGACCTGACGATCCACCCGGCGACGTGGCGCAGCCTCTGCGACAATGCCTTCCGCATCACCGGCATCGCGGCCGAACGTGTCGGCGACGAGTTGCGGCGCATGCTCGTCGTCCCGAGCCGCGGCCAGGCGTGGGAGCTGCTGTGGCAGTCGGGTCTGATCGGCCCGATCTTCCGCGACATGCCGATTCCGAATGACGCGCCCAACCGCAGTCGCCCGTTCACGCGTGCAATGGCCGAGGTATCGGACGACGTGCCATTCGCGTCGGCAATCGCGGCGACGTTGCTCGACCTGGCTCATCAGGCGGGCGTGCCGACGACGGAGGCGGTTCGGCCCGAGGCGGCGCAGTCGCTGGCGGACGCGGGCCGTCGGTCGCTTCGCCTCAGCAACGCCGAAACCGACGCCGTCCGCGCCGCCCTGTCGCTCTGGCCCGTGCTGGAGCCAGCGACGCACGGCAGTGTCGCGGGGCTGGCGACGACGCGACGTTTCCTCGGCTCGCCCCACGTCGAGTCCGCTTTGCCGCTGCTGCGAACGCTCGCCCGCGACCGCAACCTTGGCGAGGCTGCCGTGACAACACTCGACGAGCTTGGCCAGGTTCGCGATCGCTTGCCCGACATCCTGCCCGCACCACTGATTAGCGGTGACGACCTGCTCACCGCCGGCTGGCAACCCGGTCCGCACATCGCCCGCGCCCTGACCGCGGCCTACGACGCCCAGCTCGAAGGCCGCATCACGACACGCGACGAAGCCCTGGCAGTCGCGAACAGCGTGGGCTAG
- a CDS encoding sugar phosphate isomerase/epimerase, which yields MPRPVTLFTGQWADLPFETLCEKAKGFGYDGLELACWGDHFEVDKALSDDGYVQSRWDILQKHGLSSYAVSAHLVGQAVCDLIDERHQAILPPEIYGDGEAEGVRQRAAERMKETAKAAKLFLDKRPDDSPITPVVNGFTGSSIWHSTYAFPPTTQAYWQKGFDDFANRWKPILDLFDEQGVNFALEVHPTEIAFDIATAERAIEAVGGHKRFGFNYDPSHLGYQGVDYVKFVRTFGDRLYHAHMKDAWWGHGDGTVGVFGGHTDFADPRRYWDFRSVGRGDVNFEEIIVALNDVGYQGPLSVEWEDSRMDREHGATESAAFVKQLDFKRSDIAFDAQFDR from the coding sequence ATGCCACGACCCGTCACCCTCTTCACCGGCCAGTGGGCCGATCTTCCGTTCGAGACCCTCTGCGAAAAGGCCAAAGGCTTCGGCTACGACGGCCTGGAGCTCGCCTGCTGGGGCGACCACTTCGAGGTCGACAAGGCCCTGTCCGACGACGGCTATGTCCAAAGTCGCTGGGACATCCTGCAGAAGCACGGCCTGTCCAGCTACGCCGTCAGCGCCCACCTCGTCGGGCAGGCGGTGTGTGACCTGATCGACGAGCGACACCAGGCGATCCTGCCGCCGGAGATCTACGGCGATGGCGAGGCGGAGGGCGTGCGTCAACGCGCGGCCGAGCGGATGAAGGAGACCGCCAAGGCCGCGAAGCTGTTCCTCGACAAGCGGCCGGACGACTCGCCGATCACGCCCGTGGTCAACGGGTTCACGGGCAGCTCCATCTGGCACAGCACGTACGCGTTTCCGCCGACGACGCAGGCGTATTGGCAGAAGGGATTCGACGACTTCGCGAACCGCTGGAAGCCGATACTGGACTTGTTCGACGAGCAGGGCGTGAACTTTGCGCTGGAGGTCCACCCGACGGAGATCGCCTTCGACATCGCGACTGCCGAGCGTGCGATCGAGGCTGTGGGCGGGCACAAGCGGTTCGGGTTCAACTACGACCCGTCACACCTCGGCTATCAGGGCGTCGACTACGTCAAGTTCGTCCGCACCTTCGGCGACCGGCTCTACCACGCCCACATGAAGGACGCCTGGTGGGGCCACGGCGACGGCACCGTCGGCGTCTTCGGCGGGCACACGGACTTCGCCGACCCGCGTCGCTATTGGGACTTCCGCAGCGTGGGGCGAGGCGATGTGAACTTCGAGGAGATCATCGTCGCGCTCAACGACGTCGGGTATCAGGGACCGCTTTCCGTCGAGTGGGAGGACAGTCGGATGGATCGCGAGCACGGCGCAACGGAGTCTGCTGCGTTCGTCAAACAGCTCGACTTCAAACGGAGTGACATCGCGTTCGATGCGCAGTTTGATCGGTGA